The DNA window CTAGTGTAGATAGAATAGAACTgtattgttgtaaaaaaaaacaacaaaaacaattataTAATGAGTGTTTGGGGCATGTTCCTTAGTTATGATGAACATTAGCATTGTAGTTTAAATTGAGTGATCTgcaactgaaaatagtccctcaAAATTCATCACTTAGTCCTGTTTGAGTAGTGTTTGCTAACAACTAAAGGTTATTTCAGGAACTTACTTActtaaaagttaaatatttatGACCCATTATTAAAGATTTTATTTGGGTGAGAGCGTTGCTGCCCCAAGTgaaggagtttaagtatctcaggTCCGCGAGTGAGTGTAAAATGAAACGTGAGATGGACAGGTGGTTTGGTGCAGCATCAGCAGTGACGCAGGTGCCGTGCCAGACTGtcgtggtgaaaagggagctgagccggaaggcataGGTTTTAGCCTACCGGTCCTTCTATGTCCtgaccctcacctatggtcacgagctttgggtagtgaccaaaagaatgatctcatggatacaagcagccaaattgagttcctctgtggggtgtctgggctcagtcttagagatagggtgaggagctcagacatccggagggagcttggaATAGAGGTGTTGCTACTTCGCCtccaaaggggtcagttgaggtggttcaggcatctgatcaggtgCCTCCTGTGAGAGGTTTTCCGGGCACATCCAACTGTTAGCAGGCcctgggcagacccagaacactctggagggattacatatctcatctggtctgggaacacctcgggatCCCTCAGGACAAGCTAAAAAACGttactggggagagggatgtctgtaAGACCTTGCTTAGCCTGCTGACCCACAACCctgccctggataagcggatgaaagtGGATGAATGGATGTTAAAACTTTGTGTCTAAAGTAGGGCCCAGTGGGCTGACGAGCAGGAAAGGGAAGACAAAAATCACTGCAAGACGCGCCAACGCATTGTTGGTTTTTGTCTTGTCATGGGAACCTTATCTATTTAATTGTCAGATAAAATGTTGaagtataaaaaaacagaaacatcatGTGTATGTGCTCCGCAGGAAATCATCCAGCAGCTTATAGAGAACAGCTCGACGTTCAGAGATAAGACTGAATATGCCCAGGATAAGTACatcaagaagaaaaagaagaagtgaGTCACGTCAGATGATGCAGCCACAATCAGTTTCAGACTTAAAATAATGTGGTGGGATGTAATTAGTGTTATCAGTTGTTCCCATTCCTGTGCTCTTCCAGGTATGAAAACACTGTGACGATTCTAAAACCGTCCTGTCGCATCCTGGCGATGATGTACCATGGCCGGGAACCAGGGAAGATCTGGTGAGTCAGCACATGGATTAGCAGCATGTGTGAAAGTCGTCTCTTACAGAGCAGGAAGACATGAATGTATGATGTGTATGTATCTTGTGTAATGCAGCCACCTGCGGTATGACACACTCGCACAGATGTTGACTCTGGCGAACATCCACGCTGGCAGTAAAGTTTTGGTGTTTGAGACTTGTGCTGGCCTCGTTCTGGGATCTGTCATGGAAAGAATGGGAGGTACGTCAGTCCTGAGATCATCTTCTGTGGTGTTCATCCGTTTGACCaaatgatttgagctttgtttaaacaatgaatgtattttctttccttGTCTCTGTCCTTTGTATAATTaccctctctttcctcctcaccCAGGCTATGGCTCAGTGATCCAAATGTACCCAGGAGGTGGGCCTGTTCGGGCGGGTGTGGAGAGCTTTGGCTTTCCTGCACACTTTCACGATATGCTGCATGAGTTTCCCATCTGCCATGTCAATGCTCTGCTGGCAGGCACTCTGGACACCACTGCCAAAGATCCCAGTGCTGGTAGAGCCTGCCTTCAAAAATGTCTCCAAGATGTTTATAGCTTTGTTTATTTTAGATGGAACAGAGTAGCTGTAAGCTGGTGCTGAAAtgccaaagaaaacaaaatattccagGGTTCCCACGATCATTAAATTCCTGAAGAACTTCTGAaattagaaaaactgttttccagggctggaaatggtttgaaattaacagaatgttttggaaaagttttgtAGAAACATTGTTTTGGCTGGTGGGGTGAGCCATGTACGTCACTGAATATTTGCCGTCAGTGtggtaaatgaatgaataatgctGTTGACTGATCCACTGATGGATCACTAACGTTAGCCTCGGTAGGAGGCTGCTGCAGTGCAGTCATTCAGTATAGCATCATCAGACTGTTAGCTCCGAATAAAAGCCAGCCTGTAGATCAAACAATTGGCTGTAAACAGGTTGGTTCCCCTAAAGATTCGGTGTCATGATCCGAGCAGCCATACATGAAAATTCTGCCCACTGTGTTGGGACATTGATCAACTTGGACaggctctgacacaccaagccgacagtcagctgtcagtcaaagttGGGCCGTTAATGAGCGTCTGCTGCCTTTGTCGGTGTGTTGTGTCCCGCCACATTGGCCTTCATTGGTGCTAGTTGACCTTTTATCcgccgattcagcatgttgaattggtcTTAGCACAGTGGAGCCTGTCGgcgaatgaaatcactctgattggcagttcagctcagtgcacgagaagagtaacagaagtgaggaatgtaaacaaaaagctaaagtcaagagagaGTGAGGTTTAAATAGACTTGGTATATCAGTtaagattgttttttattttgatccacTGAGCTCTTGAGTAGAAACTTTccatgatggtttgtgttattgttcagtgGCGCactgtaaatatgctctgttctttcaacattggattgtgttgttaatgtgccaactggctaactagcgtcaagacgGTCTTCCGGCCTCCCGGTCTCCCATTTTTGAATGACGACAGGAGACCGCTATCTGCTACTATGGTGGGGTATTTTCTCACACCTAGACGCAGAAAATACGTGCCTGTTGGCCGTGGGTTTGGtatgttcatgtgcaactttttggccgagagaCAGCACGAGAGGCGACACAGCAGGGGGCTCTcgtcgctgctagttctttgatgttggtttgtcGTTTGACTGACGGGACATGATGGCGATCAGCCCTTATTTATGAAGGTATCGTGTACACTCAGGTTCAGGCACAGTCACAAAACAATTATTATGTCTATTAAACAAACGTCAGTTTAACAAGAATTATAttcagacaaaccaaacatgtAAAATTGCATTGACATCTATCTTTATGAGCTTTGGGGGGGTTTTTTATCCCCCAAAAAGGGGTGTGGCCTTGATGTTTTGCAAAGCACCCATATGTGCTGGTCTTGTCTTTCGGCATATTCAGCTAGTTTAGTTATGATAATGCATCTTATTTATAGGCACCTTTCGTGACACTGGTTCACCTTACAGCCAAAGattgttcacacctgcccaaacgaactgcacttaggcagcaaacgaacttgagttcatTTGAACTGAACCAAGtggggcaggtgtgaaagcatccttAGATACAGTCATGGCAATGGGGTAAAATATAATTGgaaagttttaaaaattcaCTGGTAAAAATGTTTGGGAACCCTGAACCTCACAAATGCCGAGGTTTGCATGTGTTCCTCTGGTCATTTTAACGTTATGTTTTATCTTCATAAAGTACACACAGACTTAGATTCTGTGGCATTCCTCTGATGGTGATGATCTCCCTCAACATTACAGCTTCAAAGCAGTCCAGCATGGCTGCAGAGGAGGAGCAAAACCAGCCTGAGGCAGAACAGCAGGGCAGTCCGGAGGAGCAGAGCATGGAGACAAACAGCGGCGCTGATGGTGGGCACAACcaggagaaagaagagagggagaaacgCAAAGAAGCCAGAGTACGCCTACTACTTTACTAAACCCACTAAGGACACCCTTAActattgtgtttctgtctttataTGTGAAAGTAGGAACGAGCCTGTTTGTTCAAAAAAGAAATGTGAGAACTGGATCTGAAAGAAAGTCCTgacttcatgtttttttgtttttttaggcagaggaaaaaaaggtgaagCAGGAGGAGAAGCGGAAGAAGCTggcagctgctgctgccctgCTGGAAGGCAGGAACGCCGACGGGTCGGTGTCAGATTTAGCTTCTGCTTTCAcatttctgtttctctgcaTCGCTCTGCTCTTTTCAGCATTACCCTCCGTCTCTTCAGCCTCGGCTTTATCAGTCCTGCATGGCGCCGCGTAGTAaacaacagtaattaaaatagatCTGCAGGGATTAAAAAGTGATGAATGATTAAAGTATCATTAGGTATGTCCATAAAAGTCACGATTAACAATTTGCCGTCCTCTGAGCTCACACACGACGGTTAGCACACGATGCCCTCACAAGGTGAACAAAGTGATTGCTTTGCAGTTTCCTGTCATATAAAGTGAAGCATGTGCTTTATAGCTTTTAATGATTGATGGATGACGTGTTGTGAGGGTGACATCCGAGCCAGACGTACAAGTATTGATCTGGGTAGCCTATTGACTTTCCTCCCAGTCTCCTCTACATCATAAACTGAACCTCAGAGCACAATCTTCCAGAATGTCCTAAATCAGCCTCTTTTACTGACCCTTATCGAGCTctataaaatgtgaaatgaatgTCTACAATAGGCACTAAATCCCCACGTCTTCTGGCGCATGCAGCACCGATGAGCTAAGTCACGACCCTGCCGACCTACAGAATTCCAATAACAGAGTGTATTGTTTACAGTGTATTTCATATCGGACAGTTTTGCTTGATCATCTGTTTGTTTCCCACCTGCAGGTTGGTTATAGCCAGTCGTTTCCACCCGTGTCCAGTCCTAATGGGCCTGCTCAAATTCCTCTCCCCCTCCAGGCCTTTTGTAGTCTACTCCCAGTACAAAGAGGTAAGATCATCATGACTGGCGGTATTTACTGGCACAACAACACGCCCGCTGAAAGAGGTCAGTTAGTTATCTTAGAACGATCTCTGATGAGCTGCCATGCTCACAGGTTTTTATTACTCCAGCAGGGATTGTCCCTATTGCATTATCCTAGCGGACATCCTGTCATTGCCAAGGAGTTACAAGGCCTATCACGTCCCTGCCCTTACTACTTCTATAGTGCTTATGTTGCTAAAAAGatcaccctgtgtgtgtgtgtcgagtCATTGACTTTGCTCGTTAATGCTCCTTTTTCATCTCTTCCCGCTCGATGTCTGCAGCCTCTCATCGAGTGCTACACAAAACTCAAGGAACAAGGCGGCACGGTGAACCTCAGGCTTACAGACACCTGGCTCAGACATTACCAGGTAACATTTACACTCTGGATCAGCACTGTATCGTGATTTTCGTccatgtgttgtgttgttaaagATGCTTCAATCCATGTTTATACGCCAACAGTGGATCGAAAGTGCGTGTGTAATGGGCCGCTCATAGTGATGAACCTACAGAGGATTATCACCCGCAGTTCCCCTTAGCTCAGCTGATCGTTTTAACTGTTCAGCTCACTCTTTTGGTTTCACGGTCCACAATTTAACTGTTTCGACTCAGCACTCTCATCATCGTTGGTTTCAGATGTATCAGGCAGCAAAAAAAGCTACAAAACACACCAAAcaaagttagcagctagctggtGAACAAAGTGAAGCATTAGATATTTTTTCAAGAGTTGGaggacaaaacagagctaaaaaagAGA is part of the Epinephelus fuscoguttatus linkage group LG11, E.fuscoguttatus.final_Chr_v1 genome and encodes:
- the trmt6 gene encoding tRNA (adenine(58)-N(1))-methyltransferase non-catalytic subunit TRM6 codes for the protein MADNTDDDSLYRIKEGDYVVLKRGDIFKAVQIQPKKKVIFEKQWFFLDNAVGQLYSSTFEIVSGILQPQKPKNTESSSDAKEAGTDNRNIVDDGRSQKLTRDDIETLKEQGLKGQEIIQQLIENSSTFRDKTEYAQDKYIKKKKKKYENTVTILKPSCRILAMMYHGREPGKICHLRYDTLAQMLTLANIHAGSKVLVFETCAGLVLGSVMERMGGYGSVIQMYPGGGPVRAGVESFGFPAHFHDMLHEFPICHVNALLAGTLDTTAKDPSAASKQSSMAAEEEQNQPEAEQQGSPEEQSMETNSGADGGHNQEKEEREKRKEARAEEKKVKQEEKRKKLAAAAALLEGRNADGLVIASRFHPCPVLMGLLKFLSPSRPFVVYSQYKEPLIECYTKLKEQGGTVNLRLTDTWLRHYQVLPNRTHPVLLMSGGGGYLLSGTTVATDRSKPAGSQQAEEPAPKRLKLTDTEG